Proteins encoded in a region of the Methanobrevibacter millerae genome:
- a CDS encoding indolepyruvate oxidoreductase subunit beta, with amino-acid sequence MSYNIYICGVGGQGIIKTSVIIGEAAMNQGLNVVMSEIHGMSQRGGSVSTELKIGDFNSSIIPEGNADMLLSFEPIETIRGLHKVNKDSKIVYNTHPIVPSSTNVAYPSVDSITNSLKENFNHVLPIDATKLAMEAGNILSLNMVLLGAVTADDKFPLSKDTVIDAMKNNLHKKFHDLNLKAIESGYKSIKG; translated from the coding sequence ATTTACATTTGTGGTGTTGGGGGTCAAGGAATTATTAAAACCTCAGTTATCATAGGTGAAGCGGCAATGAATCAAGGATTGAATGTTGTAATGAGTGAAATTCATGGAATGTCACAAAGAGGTGGATCAGTATCTACTGAACTCAAAATAGGTGATTTTAATAGTTCAATTATTCCTGAAGGAAATGCGGATATGTTACTTTCTTTTGAACCTATTGAAACAATAAGGGGACTTCATAAAGTAAATAAGGACAGTAAAATTGTATATAATACTCATCCAATAGTTCCGTCCTCAACTAATGTTGCTTATCCTAGTGTGGATAGCATCACAAATTCTTTAAAAGAGAATTTTAATCATGTACTTCCTATTGACGCTACTAAGTTGGCAATGGAAGCAGGAAATATATTGTCTTTAAATATGGTTCTTTTAGGTGCGGTTACTGCAGACGATAAATTTCCATTGTCCAAGGACACTGTTATTGATGCAATGAAAAATAATTTGCATAAAAAGTTCCACGATTTAAATTTAAAAGCAATTGAAAGTGGATATAAATCCATTAAAGGTTAA
- a CDS encoding phenylacetate--CoA ligase family protein, which yields MFWDEKAECMNKEDKEKIQLERLQKTVQLAYENVEFYKKRFDEIGLKPEDIKTLKDIEKIPFTTKSDLRQAYPLGLLAVPRDEIVEIHASSGTTGKPTVTAYTQNDLEIWGECIARGLKMAGAEKDYIIQNAYGYGLFTGGFGIHHGGNKMGAITIPISAGNTQRQLDTMIDFQSEILTCTPSYAMYLGESRQKAGIPLEDINLKIGIHGAEMWTNEMRKRIEESLGIKTHNIYGLTEVMGPGVAQECDEQNGMHIQDDHFYPEIINPDTGETLDYGESGELVLTSLTKTGMPILRFRTKDLTSLNADKCECGRTTIRMTRITGRSDDMLKIKGVMVFPSQIEKALLKIEGASPNYLIHVTRPDILDEVEVKVEASKELFSDEIRAMEKLEKQIQASIRSETGLRVDVTLCEPESLPRSEGKAIRVIDERNL from the coding sequence ATGTTTTGGGATGAAAAAGCAGAATGCATGAATAAAGAAGATAAAGAAAAAATTCAGCTTGAAAGACTGCAGAAGACAGTGCAACTTGCATATGAGAATGTAGAATTTTATAAAAAAAGATTTGATGAAATAGGATTAAAACCAGAAGACATAAAAACATTAAAGGATATTGAAAAAATTCCATTCACAACAAAAAGTGATTTGAGACAGGCATATCCTCTAGGTTTACTTGCAGTTCCACGTGATGAAATCGTAGAAATCCATGCATCATCAGGAACAACAGGAAAACCAACAGTAACTGCATATACCCAAAATGATTTAGAAATTTGGGGAGAATGTATTGCCCGTGGTTTAAAAATGGCTGGAGCTGAAAAAGATTACATTATCCAAAATGCATACGGATATGGATTATTTACCGGAGGATTTGGAATACACCATGGTGGAAATAAAATGGGTGCAATAACCATCCCAATTTCCGCAGGAAACACACAAAGACAATTAGACACAATGATTGATTTTCAAAGTGAGATTTTAACCTGTACACCATCATATGCAATGTATTTAGGAGAATCCCGTCAAAAAGCAGGAATCCCATTAGAAGACATTAACTTAAAAATAGGAATTCATGGAGCTGAAATGTGGACAAATGAAATGAGAAAAAGAATTGAAGAATCTCTTGGAATAAAAACCCATAATATTTACGGATTGACCGAAGTAATGGGTCCTGGAGTTGCACAGGAATGTGATGAGCAAAACGGTATGCACATTCAAGATGATCATTTCTATCCAGAAATTATTAATCCAGATACTGGAGAAACCCTAGATTACGGCGAAAGTGGAGAATTAGTATTAACATCCCTTACAAAAACTGGAATGCCTATTTTAAGATTTAGAACTAAAGATTTGACTTCATTAAATGCCGACAAATGTGAATGTGGCAGAACCACCATTAGAATGACAAGAATTACTGGAAGAAGTGACGACATGTTAAAAATCAAAGGTGTTATGGTATTCCCATCACAAATTGAAAAAGCATTGCTTAAAATTGAAGGCGCCAGTCCAAACTACTTAATCCATGTGACAAGACCAGACATATTAGATGAAGTTGAAGTTAAAGTAGAAGCTTCAAAAGAATTATTCTCAGATGAAATCCGAGCAATGGAAAAATTAGAAAAACAAATACAAGCATCTATTAGATCAGAAACTGGTTTGAGAGTAGATGTAACATTATGTGAACCAGAATCACTTCCTAGAAGTGAAGGTAAAGCTATTCGTGTAATCGATGAAAGGAACTTATAA
- a CDS encoding sodium:solute symporter — MDVMILAIVFIIYIFALVFVGYYAYKKTNSSEDFMIAGKDTHPFIMAMSYGATFISTAAIVGFGGVAGEYGMSVLWLAFLNIVVGVLIAFIFLGKRTRRMGHALGSLTFPEFLGKRFDSKFIHYFSGLIIFCAMPLYAAVVLIGAARFLESSLLIDFSIALLILSIIITFYVLFGGIKGVMYTDALQGSIMVVAMIFLLVFIYWLLGGVTHANTALTNMVNLYPADAIATGGTGWTSFPTLGTPFWWSLVSSTLIGVGIGVLAQPSLIVRFMTVKSDKELNRSVLIGGIFIAIMPTTAYIVGALSNVYFHQNLGKIAVDVVGGNIDKIIPTFITSALPEWFVYVFLLSLIAAAMSTISSQLHTQGTAFGVDIYGTIRDKSKQKLDQVSISRVGILIAIILALVMAFSLPGSVVALGTSLFFEICAAAFLPVFLGALYWKGITRLGAIAGIVSGTIVSLFWLIFVFAKTAKGLGICMALFGVETLLPTAPWPFIDVMLIAVPVSAIFTIVVSLLTKPPAQEVIDGAFKNIDDKGSEA; from the coding sequence ATGGACGTAATGATTTTAGCTATTGTTTTTATAATCTATATTTTTGCATTAGTTTTTGTAGGTTATTATGCATACAAAAAAACTAATTCCTCAGAAGATTTTATGATAGCTGGTAAGGATACTCATCCATTTATTATGGCGATGAGTTATGGAGCTACTTTTATATCGACGGCAGCTATTGTAGGTTTTGGGGGTGTTGCTGGTGAATATGGGATGAGTGTTTTATGGTTGGCATTCTTAAATATTGTTGTCGGCGTGCTCATAGCATTTATATTTTTAGGAAAAAGAACTCGTAGAATGGGTCATGCATTAGGCTCTTTAACATTTCCTGAATTTTTGGGAAAACGTTTTGATTCAAAGTTTATTCATTACTTTTCAGGATTAATTATTTTTTGTGCAATGCCTCTTTATGCGGCTGTAGTTTTAATTGGAGCTGCAAGGTTTTTAGAATCTTCTCTTTTAATTGATTTCAGTATTGCACTTCTTATTCTATCAATAATTATCACATTCTATGTATTATTTGGTGGAATTAAGGGTGTAATGTATACTGATGCATTGCAGGGTTCTATCATGGTAGTTGCAATGATATTTTTGCTTGTGTTTATATATTGGCTTCTTGGAGGGGTCACCCATGCAAACACCGCCCTTACAAATATGGTAAACTTGTATCCTGCTGATGCCATAGCAACCGGTGGTACGGGATGGACGAGTTTTCCAACGTTGGGAACTCCATTCTGGTGGTCATTGGTATCATCCACTCTTATTGGTGTAGGTATTGGTGTACTTGCTCAGCCATCCTTAATCGTAAGATTCATGACTGTTAAATCAGATAAGGAATTGAACAGATCTGTTTTAATTGGAGGAATATTCATTGCAATCATGCCAACAACTGCATATATCGTAGGAGCATTGTCTAATGTTTATTTCCATCAGAATTTAGGTAAAATTGCTGTTGATGTGGTGGGAGGAAATATTGATAAAATTATACCAACATTCATTACTTCAGCATTACCTGAATGGTTTGTATATGTCTTCTTATTGTCATTAATTGCGGCGGCTATGTCAACAATATCTTCTCAATTACATACTCAGGGAACTGCATTTGGTGTGGATATTTATGGTACAATAAGAGATAAATCCAAACAGAAATTGGATCAGGTTAGCATTTCAAGGGTAGGTATTTTAATAGCTATTATTTTGGCTTTAGTAATGGCATTTTCACTTCCAGGAAGTGTAGTTGCTTTAGGTACAAGTTTGTTCTTTGAAATTTGTGCTGCAGCATTCTTGCCAGTATTTTTAGGTGCACTTTACTGGAAAGGAATTACAAGACTCGGAGCTATTGCAGGTATTGTTTCAGGAACAATTGTAAGTTTATTCTGGTTGATATTTGTATTTGCAAAAACCGCAAAAGGTCTTGGAATTTGTATGGCGTTATTTGGTGTAGAAACATTACTGCCTACAGCACCATGGCCATTCATTGATGTGATGTTGATTGCTGTACCTGTCTCAGCAATATTTACTATTGTTGTAAGTTTGCTTACAAAGCCTCCTGCTCAGGAAGTTATTGATGGAGCATTTAAAAACATAGATGATAAAGGAAGTGAAGCATAA
- a CDS encoding symporter small accessory protein — protein MMILGIEDPWIWGVYVGIILSTLLCIIYGIVNWNKGD, from the coding sequence ATGATGATTTTAGGAATTGAAGACCCATGGATTTGGGGAGTATATGTTGGAATTATATTATCTACACTTTTATGTATTATTTATGGTATAGTAAACTGGAATAAGGGTGATTAA
- a CDS encoding carboxymuconolactone decarboxylase family protein, with amino-acid sequence MKLKKNDPDFFEIFNNFNNNEILEYVSISKRTRFIVTLATLITNTSKEKYSIAVRDALEVLGPIEIKEVLYQSVAYVGLGKIFELFEITNNVLTENGIDLPLKSISTVNSENRHEKGLEIQKRYFGSEMIESMIENAPEGQERFNDFLAGFCFGDFYTRDALSDQDRELITFSILATLGGCENQLRGHVLGNLNVGNDKDILIDALTILLPYIGFPRTLNALAIINEY; translated from the coding sequence TTGAAGTTAAAGAAAAATGATCCTGATTTTTTTGAAATATTCAATAACTTTAATAACAATGAAATTCTAGAATATGTCTCTATATCTAAAAGAACCCGATTTATAGTTACTTTGGCTACTTTAATTACTAATACTTCAAAAGAAAAATATTCAATTGCTGTTCGTGATGCTTTGGAAGTATTGGGTCCTATTGAAATAAAAGAAGTATTATATCAGTCTGTTGCATATGTTGGCCTTGGAAAAATATTTGAGTTGTTTGAAATAACGAATAATGTTTTAACTGAAAATGGAATTGATCTTCCATTAAAATCAATTTCAACAGTTAATTCTGAAAATAGGCATGAAAAAGGTTTGGAAATTCAAAAAAGATATTTTGGTTCTGAAATGATTGAATCAATGATTGAAAATGCTCCTGAAGGTCAAGAAAGATTCAATGACTTTTTAGCAGGATTTTGTTTCGGCGACTTTTATACAAGAGATGCATTATCTGACCAAGACCGTGAATTAATTACTTTTTCCATACTTGCAACTTTAGGTGGTTGTGAAAATCAGCTCAGGGGTCATGTATTGGGTAATTTGAATGTTGGTAATGATAAAGATATTTTAATCGATGCATTAACTATTCTTTTACCATATATCGGATTTCCAAGAACATTGAATGCATTGGCCATAATAAATGAATATTAA
- a CDS encoding pyridoxamine 5'-phosphate oxidase family protein — MSDIKKVSDFLAEAGVFFLATIDGDQAKCRPLGFQMLEDDKIYFGVGSFKEVWKQIEENPKIEIVALNETKDKFLRYYGTAKADPNPELVEKTFELMPEIGEIYKENGWEMAMFYLDDATAEFRNMMAIEEKYEFKY, encoded by the coding sequence ATGTCAGATATAAAAAAAGTAAGTGATTTTTTAGCTGAAGCTGGAGTATTCTTCCTTGCAACTATAGATGGTGATCAAGCCAAATGCAGACCATTAGGTTTTCAAATGCTCGAAGACGATAAAATCTACTTTGGAGTTGGAAGTTTCAAAGAAGTATGGAAACAAATCGAAGAAAACCCTAAAATAGAAATTGTTGCATTGAATGAAACAAAAGACAAATTCTTAAGATATTACGGTACTGCAAAAGCAGACCCAAATCCAGAACTTGTTGAAAAAACATTTGAACTCATGCCTGAAATTGGTGAAATCTACAAAGAAAACGGATGGGAAATGGCAATGTTCTATTTGGATGATGCAACTGCGGAATTCAGAAACATGATGGCCATTGAAGAGAAATATGAATTTAAATATTAA
- a CDS encoding DNA-3-methyladenine glycosylase I has translation MIKKRCSWVEGKEKIYLKYHDEEWCVPKYDDNILFEMLILESFQAGLSWITILKKRDAFREAFDDFDIEKIIDYDENKVNELLENEKIIRHKGKINATIANAGVFKKIQKEYGSFSNYIWGFTDGKIIKAEYKTKSELSDKIAKDLKKRGMKFVGSTTIYSYLESIGIIDNHTKDCYKY, from the coding sequence ATGATAAAAAAACGATGCTCTTGGGTTGAGGGAAAGGAAAAGATTTATCTAAAATATCATGATGAAGAATGGTGCGTACCAAAATATGATGACAATATTCTATTCGAAATGTTAATTTTAGAATCATTTCAGGCAGGACTGTCATGGATTACCATATTAAAAAAGCGAGATGCATTTAGAGAAGCCTTTGATGATTTTGATATTGAAAAAATTATTGATTATGATGAAAACAAAGTGAATGAATTGCTTGAAAACGAAAAAATAATTCGCCATAAAGGGAAAATCAATGCTACAATAGCGAATGCTGGAGTATTTAAAAAAATACAAAAAGAATATGGCAGTTTTTCAAATTATATCTGGGGATTTACTGATGGTAAAATTATAAAAGCCGAATACAAGACAAAATCAGAATTATCCGATAAAATAGCTAAAGATTTGAAGAAAAGGGGCATGAAGTTTGTAGGGTCAACTACAATATATTCTTATTTAGAATCAATTGGCATTATAGACAATCATACAAAAGATTGCTACAAATACTAA
- a CDS encoding aldo/keto reductase, which yields MKYRTLGNTGIKVSEIAFGAEWYVERPYEEVEEIVRHCENNGINFLDCWMSEPTVRTNLGKAIKDTRDKWVIQGHIGATWQNNQYVRTREMDKVKEAFEDFMERFQMDTLDFGMVHYVDELKDYDEIMSGEFIEYVRQLKEKGIIKHIGLSTHNTDIALLAAENPEIELLMFSINPAYDMFPPTEVIEDYSDDDKYTDLAGLDPRRAELYQLCEDNGMPITVMKGYASGRLFNDNDSPFGVALTPIQCIHYALEQKGVASIFVGVNNVEELDAAIEYETAEESQKEYKDILANAPKHSFEGKCMYCGHCAPCTAGIDIGGLIKLYDLAVIHDEVPQSVQEHYNNLTYDATECIACGECEDRCPFNVKIVDIMLDAQDLLN from the coding sequence ATGAAATATAGAACGTTAGGTAATACGGGGATTAAAGTTAGTGAAATAGCTTTTGGTGCAGAATGGTATGTTGAAAGACCGTATGAAGAAGTTGAAGAGATAGTAAGGCATTGTGAGAATAATGGAATAAATTTTCTGGATTGTTGGATGAGTGAACCAACTGTCAGAACAAATTTGGGTAAGGCAATAAAAGATACTCGAGATAAATGGGTTATCCAAGGTCATATCGGTGCAACCTGGCAAAACAATCAATATGTAAGAACACGTGAAATGGATAAGGTAAAAGAAGCTTTTGAAGATTTCATGGAAAGATTTCAAATGGATACACTTGATTTTGGTATGGTTCACTATGTTGATGAGCTAAAAGACTATGATGAAATAATGTCTGGAGAATTTATTGAGTATGTTCGCCAATTAAAAGAAAAAGGCATCATCAAGCATATTGGTTTAAGTACACATAACACCGACATTGCTCTTTTGGCAGCTGAAAATCCTGAAATTGAGTTGTTAATGTTCAGTATCAATCCTGCTTATGATATGTTTCCTCCAACGGAAGTAATTGAAGATTATTCTGATGATGATAAATACACAGATTTGGCGGGTCTGGATCCAAGACGGGCTGAACTTTATCAGTTGTGTGAAGATAATGGAATGCCTATTACAGTAATGAAAGGATATGCAAGCGGAAGATTGTTTAATGACAATGATTCTCCATTTGGAGTAGCTTTAACTCCAATTCAATGTATTCATTATGCATTAGAACAAAAGGGTGTAGCCAGTATTTTTGTCGGGGTGAATAATGTAGAAGAATTGGATGCCGCAATTGAATATGAAACTGCAGAGGAGAGTCAAAAAGAGTATAAGGATATTTTAGCTAATGCACCAAAGCATTCATTTGAAGGAAAATGTATGTACTGTGGGCATTGTGCACCATGTACCGCAGGAATTGATATTGGTGGATTGATTAAGTTATATGATTTGGCTGTAATTCATGATGAAGTTCCCCAAAGTGTTCAGGAACACTATAATAATTTGACTTATGATGCAACTGAATGTATTGCATGTGGAGAATGTGAAGATAGATGTCCGTTTAATGTTAAAATTGTAGATATAATGTTGGATGCTCAAGATTTATTGAATTAA
- a CDS encoding aldo/keto reductase — MKKLAFGMMRLPKFDENDDSTVDFEQVNEMADLFLDKGFTFFDTAYPYHMGNSEIAFRKAVVEKYPRDSYVVADKLPLFLITSEDQLEPIFSEQLERTGLDYFDYYLLHNVSGFSEQGFLNVDSFAFANKKKQEGKIKHLGLSTHANAEYLDNILTIHPEMEFVLLQINYLDWENEGVESRKCYEVACKHNKPVLVMEPLKGGFLADIPPEAEKLMKDYNPDASVISWALRFVASLDNVCMVLTGASSLKQLEENIDDFENFTPLNDEEYEILDKVREIINSNITVECTKCKYCLDACPEEINIPKLFDLYNNEKIQDLGDWTPVGNAYVNYSKLPGVGLASDCSECGACVEECPQHIDIPEVMKDVAKTFETDYYGFVD, encoded by the coding sequence ATGAAAAAATTAGCTTTTGGAATGATGAGATTACCAAAATTTGATGAAAATGATGATTCAACTGTAGATTTTGAACAGGTAAATGAAATGGCAGATCTATTTTTAGATAAAGGGTTTACTTTTTTTGATACTGCATATCCTTATCATATGGGAAATAGTGAAATTGCATTTAGAAAAGCAGTAGTTGAAAAATATCCGAGGGATTCTTATGTTGTGGCAGATAAATTACCATTATTTTTAATAACCTCTGAAGATCAGCTTGAACCAATATTTTCCGAACAGCTTGAACGCACAGGTTTGGATTACTTTGACTATTATTTGTTGCATAATGTAAGTGGCTTTTCAGAACAGGGATTTCTGAATGTTGATTCTTTTGCATTTGCAAACAAGAAAAAGCAAGAAGGTAAAATAAAGCATTTGGGATTATCTACTCATGCAAATGCAGAGTATTTGGATAATATTTTAACAATACATCCAGAAATGGAATTTGTCCTGCTCCAAATTAATTATCTTGATTGGGAAAATGAAGGGGTGGAATCAAGAAAATGTTATGAGGTTGCATGCAAACATAATAAGCCTGTTTTGGTAATGGAACCTTTAAAAGGAGGTTTTTTGGCAGACATTCCTCCTGAAGCCGAAAAATTAATGAAAGACTATAATCCTGATGCCAGTGTTATTTCATGGGCATTAAGATTTGTTGCAAGTCTGGATAATGTTTGTATGGTTTTGACTGGAGCAAGCAGTTTAAAACAATTGGAAGAAAATATTGATGATTTTGAAAATTTCACACCTTTAAATGATGAAGAATATGAAATACTTGATAAAGTAAGGGAAATTATTAACTCAAACATTACCGTAGAATGCACTAAATGTAAATATTGTTTGGATGCATGTCCTGAAGAAATTAACATTCCAAAACTCTTTGATTTATATAATAACGAAAAAATACAGGATTTGGGTGATTGGACGCCTGTCGGTAATGCTTATGTGAACTACTCAAAGCTTCCTGGTGTTGGTTTGGCATCTGATTGCAGTGAATGTGGTGCATGTGTTGAAGAGTGTCCTCAGCATATTGATATTCCAGAAGTCATGAAAGACGTTGCCAAAACATTTGAAACGGATTATTATGGATTTGTCGATTAA
- a CDS encoding nascent polypeptide-associated complex protein, producing MIPGMNKKQMKQMERQMKKMGMKMEDLNGVTEVIIRFEDKELIIENPSVSLMNVMGQETYQVEGNAREVELEYEVEIPDEDVEMVANQANVSEDVARQALEECKGDLAEAIMKLAQ from the coding sequence ATGATACCTGGTATGAATAAAAAACAAATGAAACAAATGGAAAGACAAATGAAAAAAATGGGCATGAAAATGGAAGACCTAAATGGGGTTACTGAAGTCATTATCCGTTTTGAAGACAAAGAATTAATTATTGAAAATCCTAGTGTTAGTTTAATGAATGTTATGGGTCAGGAAACATACCAAGTTGAAGGTAACGCCCGTGAAGTAGAACTTGAATATGAAGTTGAAATTCCTGATGAAGATGTTGAAATGGTAGCTAATCAGGCTAATGTTTCTGAAGATGTTGCCAGACAAGCTTTGGAAGAATGTAAAGGGGATCTTGCTGAAGCTATCATGAAATTAGCCCAATAG
- a CDS encoding metallophosphoesterase: MTVIAHISDLHVSSTAFDEAVFMKAVNEINNLQPDMIILTGDITDNGYYREYQQAIKYLDMFESPLFAVPGNHDSRNLGHQTFEELIGESSWKLTKENDFTVIGLDSSSPDENRGHIGKPQRMWMEHQLDECVVNDLSSIIALHHHVVPIPDTGRERNVLSDAGDILKVLTTHEVDLILSGHKHVPNIWKLNETIIVNAGSISSNKLRGKIKNSYNVYIIDDETIEIFLNIVGGEKFLFGKYRRKH, from the coding sequence ATGACAGTTATTGCACATATTTCTGATTTACACGTGAGTAGCACTGCTTTTGATGAAGCAGTTTTTATGAAAGCGGTAAATGAAATAAACAATTTGCAACCTGACATGATTATTTTAACTGGGGATATAACTGATAATGGTTATTATAGAGAATATCAGCAAGCTATTAAATATCTTGACATGTTTGAATCACCATTATTTGCTGTTCCAGGTAATCATGATTCACGTAATCTAGGTCATCAGACTTTCGAAGAGTTGATTGGTGAAAGCAGTTGGAAATTAACTAAAGAAAATGATTTTACAGTAATTGGTCTTGATAGCAGTTCTCCTGATGAAAATAGGGGACATATTGGAAAGCCTCAGCGTATGTGGATGGAGCACCAGTTGGATGAATGTGTTGTCAATGATTTATCGTCTATCATAGCTCTTCACCACCATGTTGTTCCAATACCGGACACTGGTCGTGAACGCAACGTTTTATCTGATGCTGGAGATATTTTAAAGGTTTTAACCACTCATGAGGTTGATTTAATATTGTCAGGACATAAGCATGTTCCAAACATCTGGAAATTAAATGAAACTATTATTGTCAATGCAGGTTCTATCAGTTCTAATAAATTAAGAGGCAAGATAAAAAACTCCTACAATGTATATATCATAGATGATGAAACGATTGAAATATTTTTAAATATTGTTGGCGGAGAAAAATTTTTATTCGGTAAATATCGAAGAAAACATTAA
- a CDS encoding Zc3h12a-like ribonuclease yields the protein MKVVVDASNVAHHVKNENSQPQMVNILAAVKALEESEDEFVIIADASLRHEIDNKDAFLKLLESDNVEEVPAGNDADHFILEIAYSEKAKILSNDKFRDYAAEFKNINSFRIPFVIKDNRLTFGRPKKPKHDKNILQNISDEIIKQLNFRKWEVYTGKEGLEISPLNIAKQAIIRIDDENNINSKVENIFSKIPMFNKIVDMVDDVEIAAPYVIFVLVHPKDYKLAVKNAGNISVTVADRLGLEKKPLIAVRNDLFTKPGTFELNILLADEVTETAPYNVLVRVSTHDEVFIKKNSRNIASTIAGRLGSWKFPFVSVKPDMLLQRPGEFEIELEKGGKLDG from the coding sequence ATGAAAGTCGTTGTAGATGCTTCTAATGTTGCACATCATGTAAAAAATGAAAACTCACAGCCTCAAATGGTTAATATTTTAGCTGCTGTTAAGGCGTTAGAGGAAAGTGAAGATGAATTTGTTATTATAGCTGATGCATCACTTCGTCATGAAATTGATAACAAAGATGCTTTTTTAAAACTGTTGGAAAGTGATAATGTGGAAGAAGTTCCGGCAGGAAATGATGCTGATCATTTTATTTTAGAAATTGCATATAGTGAAAAAGCAAAAATTTTATCAAATGATAAATTCAGGGATTATGCTGCTGAATTTAAAAACATCAATTCATTTAGAATTCCATTTGTTATAAAAGACAATAGGTTGACTTTTGGAAGGCCGAAAAAACCTAAACATGATAAGAATATTTTGCAGAATATTTCCGATGAAATTATTAAGCAATTAAACTTCAGAAAATGGGAAGTTTATACTGGTAAGGAAGGGCTGGAAATTTCTCCATTGAATATTGCTAAACAAGCTATTATTAGAATAGATGATGAGAACAATATTAATTCAAAAGTTGAAAATATTTTCTCAAAAATTCCTATGTTCAATAAAATTGTTGACATGGTTGATGATGTTGAAATAGCAGCACCTTATGTTATTTTTGTGCTCGTGCATCCGAAAGACTATAAATTGGCTGTAAAGAATGCAGGTAATATTTCTGTTACTGTGGCTGATAGATTAGGTCTTGAGAAAAAACCATTGATTGCTGTTAGGAATGATTTATTTACTAAACCGGGTACTTTTGAATTAAATATTCTGTTGGCTGATGAAGTAACAGAAACTGCTCCATATAATGTATTGGTTCGTGTAAGTACTCATGATGAAGTGTTCATTAAGAAAAATTCCAGAAATATCGCAAGTACTATTGCTGGCAGATTAGGATCATGGAAGTTTCCATTTGTTTCTGTTAAACCTGACATGTTATTGCAACGTCCGGGGGAATTTGAGATTGAATTAGAAAAAGGAGGAAAATTAGATGGTTAA